Proteins from one Bradyrhizobium amphicarpaeae genomic window:
- a CDS encoding response regulator transcription factor: MSEDQTPEIVLALEIDDPALAGRLEALLGSVAGVRLAAPGETAAATIVARDPRVMPDDIALTQRELDVLALMAEGASNKMIARQLGISVHTVKFHVGSLLDKLDATGRTDAVAHAARRGVIEL; this comes from the coding sequence GTGAGCGAGGACCAAACGCCGGAGATCGTGCTCGCTCTGGAGATCGACGACCCCGCGCTCGCCGGTCGCCTCGAGGCGTTGCTCGGCAGCGTCGCCGGGGTTCGCCTCGCCGCGCCGGGCGAGACCGCGGCGGCGACGATCGTCGCCCGTGATCCGCGCGTCATGCCCGACGACATCGCACTGACGCAGCGCGAGCTCGATGTACTGGCGCTGATGGCCGAAGGCGCCTCCAACAAGATGATCGCGCGCCAGCTCGGCATCTCCGTGCACACCGTCAAGTTCCACGTCGGCTCGCTGCTCGACAAGCTGGATGCCACCGGCCGCACTGATGCCGTCGCGCATGCGGCGCGCCGCGGCGTGATAGAGCTCTGA
- a CDS encoding S1C family serine protease, whose product MTDLTSLSSALADLVARTAPSIVSVHSHRSRATGFVWKNGLIVTADEALADEGDVEIGLPDGRRAAATIAGRDHTTDIALLRADTATAPIKLTATVPPLGALAIVVATSRDTSSAALGMVSASGNGWRSLRGGEIDARIDLDIRLRGSQQGGLALDASGEAFGMAVLGPRRVLVIPTATIERVAAQLETRGRIARGYLGLGLQPLRLDDGVGAMVMNVDKAGPSAAAGIRQGDVIVAVNDQKLSGVRALSRTLGPSSVGAVVDVAARRGGEPVSFKVTVGERPEA is encoded by the coding sequence ATGACCGACCTTACCTCCCTGTCGTCCGCCCTCGCGGATCTGGTTGCGCGCACCGCGCCGTCCATCGTCTCCGTGCACTCGCATCGCTCCCGCGCCACCGGCTTCGTCTGGAAGAACGGCCTGATCGTCACCGCCGACGAGGCGCTGGCCGACGAGGGCGACGTCGAGATCGGCCTCCCCGACGGCCGCCGCGCGGCCGCCACGATCGCCGGCCGCGACCACACCACCGATATCGCGTTGCTGCGCGCCGACACCGCGACGGCCCCAATCAAGCTCACCGCGACAGTCCCGCCGCTGGGCGCATTGGCGATCGTGGTCGCCACCAGCCGCGACACGTCGAGCGCCGCACTCGGGATGGTGTCGGCCTCCGGCAACGGCTGGCGCTCCTTGCGCGGCGGCGAGATCGATGCGCGGATCGATCTCGACATTCGCCTGCGCGGCAGCCAGCAGGGCGGCCTTGCGCTCGATGCATCGGGCGAAGCCTTCGGCATGGCCGTGCTCGGACCTCGGCGCGTGCTGGTGATCCCGACCGCGACGATCGAGCGCGTCGCGGCGCAGCTGGAGACGCGCGGCCGCATCGCCCGCGGATATCTCGGCCTCGGGCTGCAGCCGCTCCGGCTCGACGACGGCGTCGGCGCGATGGTGATGAATGTCGACAAGGCCGGACCGTCGGCCGCCGCCGGCATCCGCCAGGGCGACGTGATCGTCGCGGTCAACGACCAGAAGCTGTCAGGCGTGCGCGCGCTGTCGCGGACGCTGGGTCCGTCCAGCGTCGGCGCGGTGGTCGACGTCGCCGCGCGCCGCGGCGGCGAGCCGGTCAGCTTCAAGGTCACGGTCGGCGAGAGGCCGGAGGCGTGA
- a CDS encoding GGDEF domain-containing protein, with translation MPLTMLSRYLHPDPRIRRELVDLLYTSLPQVSAIGVTSVTGAVALAIMSGDIGYAVISVFIFITAAARIFSLFRYRSRAAQFSDADVIRWERIYGAGASAFGLALGMLSYRALEIDDDPGAWIAFGLSMSFCVGMVSRAAIRPWIILTTAAVLLTPTIVGGLLRPEFAYKIGAIMLVFFWLTLREASGHLSAAFVERLEAKHRLARQATHDFLTGLPNRAAFFQALAETKDDFAIVAIDLDGFKPVNDRHGHQAGDDLLRQVAERLSLCVGSNGIAARFGGDEFLMLKPVAAGDDGREQALALARQAIADLSMPFLLTDIPVRIAASAGILVSTGAVTAARASQLLERVDRALYVAKRNGGGRWTWSDENAVLERAAGIR, from the coding sequence ATGCCTCTCACAATGCTGTCCAGGTATTTGCATCCCGATCCGCGCATCCGGCGCGAGCTCGTCGATCTCCTGTACACGTCGCTGCCGCAGGTGTCCGCCATCGGCGTCACCTCGGTGACGGGTGCCGTAGCGCTCGCGATCATGAGCGGCGATATCGGCTATGCCGTGATCTCGGTCTTCATCTTCATCACGGCCGCAGCCCGCATCTTTTCCCTGTTCCGCTACCGTTCGCGCGCGGCGCAATTCTCCGATGCCGACGTGATCCGCTGGGAACGGATCTACGGGGCCGGCGCATCCGCGTTCGGCCTCGCGCTCGGCATGCTCTCCTATCGCGCGCTCGAGATCGACGACGACCCCGGCGCCTGGATCGCGTTCGGGCTCTCGATGTCGTTCTGCGTCGGCATGGTTTCGCGCGCGGCGATCCGTCCGTGGATCATCCTCACCACGGCCGCCGTGCTGTTGACGCCGACCATCGTCGGCGGCCTACTGCGGCCGGAATTCGCCTACAAGATCGGCGCGATCATGCTGGTGTTCTTCTGGCTGACCTTGCGCGAGGCTTCCGGGCATCTCAGCGCCGCCTTCGTGGAGCGCCTCGAAGCCAAGCACCGCCTGGCGCGGCAGGCCACCCACGACTTCCTCACGGGACTGCCGAACCGCGCCGCGTTCTTCCAGGCGCTGGCCGAGACGAAGGACGACTTCGCCATCGTCGCCATCGATCTCGACGGCTTCAAGCCGGTCAACGACCGTCACGGCCATCAAGCCGGTGACGACCTGCTGCGTCAGGTCGCGGAGCGGCTGTCGCTCTGCGTCGGCAGCAACGGCATCGCCGCACGATTCGGCGGCGACGAGTTCCTGATGCTCAAGCCGGTTGCGGCAGGCGACGACGGCCGCGAGCAAGCACTCGCGCTGGCACGCCAGGCCATTGCCGATCTCTCGATGCCGTTCCTGCTGACGGACATTCCGGTCCGCATCGCGGCGAGCGCCGGCATTCTCGTCAGCACCGGCGCGGTGACCGCAGCCAGGGCCTCGCAGCTGCTGGAGCGGGTCGACCGCGCCCTCTATGTCGCCAAGCGCAATGGAGGCGGACGCTGGACCTGGTCGGACGAGAACGCCGTCCTCGAACGCGCTGCAGGCATCCGCTGA
- a CDS encoding dihydrodipicolinate synthase family protein, with amino-acid sequence MAEFHGVFPYLVSPVDADGTVRTNVLARLCDDLIGAGVHGLTPLGSTGEFAYLNAAQRTAVVRTTIEAAKGRVPVIAGIASTSTADAVAQARAYQTCGANGILAILEAYFPLTDAQIESYFRAIADAVDIPVVIYTNPQFQRSDLTLDVIARLAEHPRIGYIKDASTNTGRLLSIMNRCGDSLRVFSASAHIPAAVMLIGGLGWMAGPACIIPRQSVALYDLCKAGRWDEAMTLQRKLWRINEAFARFNLAACIKAGLAIQGYDVGDPVPPQAPLTDDARKIVEAALRELA; translated from the coding sequence ATGGCCGAATTTCACGGTGTGTTTCCCTACCTGGTGTCGCCCGTCGATGCCGACGGCACGGTGCGCACCAACGTGCTCGCAAGGCTTTGCGACGATCTGATCGGCGCCGGCGTGCACGGGCTGACGCCGCTCGGCTCGACCGGCGAGTTCGCCTATCTCAATGCCGCCCAACGGACAGCGGTCGTGCGGACCACGATCGAGGCCGCAAAGGGCCGCGTGCCCGTGATCGCGGGCATCGCCTCGACCTCCACGGCGGATGCGGTGGCGCAGGCGAGGGCGTACCAGACGTGTGGTGCCAACGGCATCCTGGCGATCCTGGAGGCGTATTTCCCGCTCACCGACGCCCAGATCGAATCCTATTTCCGCGCCATCGCGGATGCCGTCGACATTCCCGTCGTCATCTATACCAACCCGCAATTCCAGCGCTCCGACCTTACCCTCGACGTCATCGCGCGGCTCGCCGAGCATCCGCGCATCGGCTACATCAAGGACGCCTCGACCAACACCGGCCGGCTGCTCTCGATCATGAACCGCTGCGGGGACTCCTTGCGGGTGTTCTCGGCTTCCGCTCATATCCCGGCCGCGGTGATGCTGATCGGCGGGCTCGGCTGGATGGCAGGCCCGGCCTGCATCATCCCGCGCCAGAGCGTCGCGCTCTACGACCTCTGCAAGGCCGGCCGCTGGGACGAGGCGATGACGCTGCAGCGCAAGCTGTGGCGCATCAACGAGGCCTTCGCCCGCTTCAACCTCGCCGCCTGCATCAAGGCCGGCCTCGCGATCCAGGGCTACGACGTCGGCGATCCCGTGCCGCCGCAGGCCCCGCTGACGGACGACGCGCGCAAGATCGTGGAGGCGGCGCTCAGGGAGCTGGCGTAG
- a CDS encoding xanthine dehydrogenase family protein molybdopterin-binding subunit, whose protein sequence is MNILPGNLRFGAGQPVRRLEDQRLLTGKGQFIDDKPEDGALWLHVLRSPHAHARIVSIDTGAAASMPGVAAIYTGADLVKDDVGTIPTLSIFKRPDGKPMTVPPRRLLAHEIVRYAGEAVAAVVAASRAEAQSAAEAIAVEYDVQPAVVDPVEAVKPGAPVVWPEAPDNIVGAMSYGDAAKVDEAFAKAAHTVELDLVSQRLVPSAMEPRSTIAEIDKKTGRLLLHVQSQTPASTRDVLAEAVLKRPKDSVRVLVGDIGGGFGQKTNLYPEDGIVAYAATKLNKKIRWRGDRTDEFVGGTHGRDLTSTASFALDEKGKVLAYRVKSIGCTGAYSSGAANIIPLVLGPFVQTGVYDLPLVHFEVKSVMTHTAPVGAYRGAGRPEAVFIVERLFDAAARKIGMDPRAIRKANYIKPAQLPYTNAAGQVYDSGAFAHMLDRAVKLADWDGFAARKKAAKKKGLLYGRGLTSYIEWTGGRAHTEKVSLHATSQGRVVLHSGTMAMGQGLQTTYTQMISDTLGIAMDKIDVVQGDTDLAQGFGSVGSRSLFVGGTAVAVSSNDLIQKAREKAANALETSIEDIEYQGGMLTVVGTDRRISLFDLAEKEGGAKLSVDSEGEVDGPSWPNGTHICEVEIDPETGVSRVVRYTTVDDVGVAVNPMLVTGQIHGGVAQGIGQALYEGVSYDADGQLLTASYQDYCIPRADDVPPIVVTLDDSAPCRTNPLGAKGCGESGAIGGPPCVANGVMDALAELGITQLNTPLTPQKIWQAIRDAKAS, encoded by the coding sequence ATGAACATTCTTCCCGGCAATTTGCGTTTCGGAGCGGGCCAGCCCGTCAGGCGTTTGGAAGACCAGCGGCTGCTGACCGGGAAGGGGCAGTTCATCGACGACAAGCCGGAAGACGGTGCCTTGTGGTTGCACGTGCTGCGCTCGCCGCATGCCCACGCCAGGATCGTCTCGATCGACACCGGCGCCGCGGCATCGATGCCGGGCGTCGCCGCGATCTACACCGGTGCTGACCTCGTCAAGGACGATGTCGGCACCATTCCGACCTTGAGCATCTTCAAGCGCCCCGACGGCAAGCCGATGACGGTGCCGCCGCGCCGGCTGCTCGCCCATGAAATCGTGCGCTACGCCGGCGAAGCCGTGGCCGCGGTGGTGGCGGCCTCGCGCGCTGAGGCGCAGAGCGCGGCCGAGGCGATCGCGGTCGAGTACGACGTGCAACCGGCGGTGGTCGACCCGGTCGAGGCCGTCAAGCCGGGCGCGCCCGTGGTGTGGCCGGAGGCGCCCGACAACATCGTCGGCGCGATGTCCTACGGCGATGCCGCCAAGGTGGACGAGGCTTTTGCCAAAGCCGCGCACACGGTCGAACTCGATCTCGTCAGCCAGCGCCTCGTGCCGTCCGCGATGGAGCCGCGCTCGACCATAGCCGAGATCGACAAGAAGACCGGCCGCCTGCTGCTGCACGTGCAATCGCAGACGCCGGCCTCGACCCGCGACGTGCTGGCGGAGGCCGTGCTCAAGCGTCCCAAGGACAGCGTCCGCGTGCTGGTCGGCGACATCGGCGGCGGCTTCGGCCAGAAGACCAATCTCTATCCCGAGGACGGCATCGTCGCATACGCCGCGACCAAGCTGAACAAGAAGATCCGCTGGCGCGGCGACCGCACCGACGAGTTCGTCGGCGGCACCCATGGCCGCGATCTGACCTCGACCGCCTCCTTCGCGCTGGATGAGAAAGGCAAGGTGCTGGCCTATCGCGTCAAGTCGATCGGCTGCACCGGCGCCTATTCCTCGGGTGCCGCGAACATCATTCCGCTCGTGCTCGGGCCGTTCGTGCAGACCGGCGTCTACGATTTGCCGCTGGTGCATTTCGAGGTGAAGTCGGTGATGACCCACACGGCGCCTGTGGGCGCCTATCGCGGCGCCGGTCGCCCCGAGGCGGTTTTCATCGTCGAGCGTCTGTTCGACGCCGCGGCCCGAAAGATCGGAATGGATCCGCGCGCCATCCGCAAGGCGAACTACATCAAGCCGGCGCAGCTGCCCTACACCAACGCGGCCGGGCAGGTCTACGATTCCGGCGCCTTCGCACACATGCTCGACCGCGCCGTGAAGCTCGCCGACTGGGACGGCTTTGCCGCGCGCAAGAAGGCGGCGAAGAAGAAGGGCCTGCTTTACGGCCGCGGTCTCACCTCCTACATCGAATGGACCGGCGGCCGCGCCCACACCGAGAAGGTCAGCCTGCATGCGACCTCGCAGGGGCGCGTCGTGCTGCATTCCGGCACCATGGCGATGGGGCAGGGGCTGCAGACCACCTACACCCAGATGATCTCCGACACGCTCGGCATCGCCATGGACAAGATCGACGTGGTCCAGGGCGACACCGATCTTGCGCAGGGCTTTGGCAGCGTCGGCTCGCGCTCGCTGTTCGTCGGCGGCACGGCAGTTGCGGTCTCCTCCAACGATCTGATCCAGAAGGCGCGCGAGAAGGCGGCGAACGCGTTGGAGACCTCGATCGAGGACATCGAATATCAGGGCGGCATGCTCACCGTGGTCGGCACCGACCGCCGCATCAGCCTGTTCGATCTCGCCGAGAAGGAAGGCGGCGCCAAGCTGAGCGTCGATTCCGAGGGCGAGGTCGACGGTCCGAGCTGGCCGAACGGCACGCATATCTGCGAGGTCGAGATCGACCCGGAGACCGGCGTCTCCAGGGTGGTGCGTTACACCACGGTCGACGACGTCGGTGTCGCCGTGAACCCGATGCTGGTCACCGGCCAGATCCATGGCGGCGTCGCGCAAGGCATCGGCCAGGCACTGTATGAGGGCGTCTCGTATGATGCCGACGGCCAGCTCCTCACCGCGAGCTACCAGGACTACTGCATCCCGCGCGCCGACGACGTCCCGCCGATCGTGGTGACGCTGGATGATTCCGCGCCCTGCCGCACCAATCCGCTCGGCGCAAAAGGCTGCGGCGAATCCGGCGCGATCGGCGGCCCGCCTTGCGTCGCCAACGGCGTCATGGACGCGCTCGCCGAGCTCGGCATCACCCAGCTCAACACGCCCTTGACGCCGCAGAAGATCTGGCAGGCGATCAGGGACGCGAAGGCGAGCTGA
- a CDS encoding acyl-CoA dehydrogenase family protein gives MDLSFNAEERAFQDEVRGFIAKNLTEEMKRATALTPSVFSDPDIGMAWQRALHANGWGAPGWPVEHGGPAWTPAQRWIFETESARAGVPNVNVMGVKMVGPVIIGFGSPEQKNFYLPRILSGEDYWCQGYSEPGSGSDLSSLKTRAVRDGDDYVINGTKIWTTHAHHANRMFALVRTSDGERQQDGISFILIDMTTPGITTRPILTIGGDHEVNQVFFDDVRVPVANRVGDEGKGWTYGKYLLEFERGSGIASAKLREGLKAIADLAESDLTGRAIDSPDIASRISEVEVDIDALEMTELRVLSALQTGQNPGAVSSILKLRNSEIRQAVTKLGVDVIGHDALAVEPMRPLYQLNHEPATPEEMLTTVPEYLNGRAYTIFGGTSEIQRDIIAKMMLGI, from the coding sequence ATGGACCTCAGTTTCAATGCCGAAGAGCGCGCCTTCCAGGACGAGGTGCGCGGCTTCATCGCGAAAAATCTCACCGAGGAGATGAAGCGCGCGACCGCGCTGACGCCGTCGGTGTTCTCCGACCCTGATATCGGCATGGCCTGGCAGCGCGCGCTGCACGCCAATGGCTGGGGCGCTCCGGGGTGGCCGGTGGAGCATGGCGGGCCGGCCTGGACGCCGGCGCAGCGCTGGATTTTCGAGACGGAGTCCGCACGCGCCGGCGTGCCCAATGTCAACGTGATGGGCGTGAAGATGGTCGGGCCGGTCATCATCGGCTTCGGCAGTCCAGAGCAGAAGAACTTCTACCTGCCGCGGATTCTCTCCGGCGAGGACTATTGGTGCCAGGGCTATTCCGAGCCGGGCTCCGGCTCCGACCTCTCCTCGCTCAAGACCCGCGCGGTGCGGGACGGCGACGACTACGTCATCAACGGCACCAAGATCTGGACCACGCACGCCCACCACGCCAACCGCATGTTCGCGTTGGTGCGCACCAGCGACGGCGAGCGCCAGCAGGACGGCATCAGCTTCATCCTGATCGACATGACGACGCCGGGGATCACCACGCGCCCCATCCTCACCATCGGCGGTGATCACGAGGTCAACCAGGTGTTCTTCGACGACGTCCGCGTCCCCGTTGCCAACCGCGTCGGTGACGAAGGCAAGGGCTGGACCTACGGCAAATATCTGCTGGAGTTCGAGCGCGGTTCGGGCATCGCCTCAGCCAAGCTGCGCGAGGGCTTGAAGGCGATCGCGGATCTCGCTGAATCGGATCTGACCGGCCGCGCCATCGACAGCCCCGATATCGCCTCTCGCATCTCCGAAGTCGAGGTCGACATCGACGCACTGGAGATGACCGAGCTGCGGGTGCTCTCGGCGCTGCAGACCGGACAGAATCCCGGCGCGGTGTCCTCGATCCTGAAGCTGCGCAACAGCGAAATCCGCCAGGCCGTGACGAAGCTCGGCGTCGACGTGATCGGCCACGACGCCCTCGCGGTCGAGCCGATGCGCCCGCTCTACCAGCTCAATCATGAGCCGGCGACGCCTGAGGAGATGCTGACCACGGTGCCGGAATATCTCAACGGCCGGGCGTATACGATCTTCGGCGGCACGTCGGAGATCCAGCGCGATATTATCGCGAAGATGATGCTGGGGATTTAG
- a CDS encoding acyl-CoA dehydrogenase family protein: MDLNLSDEQRLLRESAERFVAGSYDADHRRKMANDPLGFSPAVWKQFAELGWLALPIPEEFDGLGGGAVEIGILMEAFGRGLVSEPYVATVVLGAALIARCGTDEQKQASLPKIADGSLKLAFAHSERAARFDLAKVATSATRTAQGWRLAGSKIAVLDGHAADEIIVSALMHDHHGPSGRIGLFVVPATAPGLAISDYPRLGGGRACNLTLSDLHLPEDALLGDGGDALPAIEWAVDRAMAALGAEAVGIMQTLLDTTLDYTKIRKQFGRPLSANQVIRHRLADMAMQVDEARSMALRAALKVDAAPTERARAASGAKAKIGKCARFVGEQSIQLHGGMGVTEELEVGAYFKRLVAFDTLFGGSAHHYARHAELGRKA; this comes from the coding sequence ATGGATCTCAATCTCAGTGACGAGCAACGGCTGCTGCGCGAGAGCGCGGAGCGCTTCGTGGCCGGAAGCTACGACGCCGATCACCGTCGCAAGATGGCGAACGATCCGCTCGGCTTCAGCCCGGCGGTGTGGAAACAATTCGCCGAGCTCGGCTGGCTGGCGCTGCCGATTCCCGAGGAGTTCGACGGCCTCGGCGGCGGCGCGGTCGAGATCGGCATCCTGATGGAAGCGTTCGGCCGGGGGCTGGTGTCGGAGCCCTATGTCGCGACCGTGGTGCTGGGGGCCGCACTGATCGCCAGATGCGGCACCGATGAGCAGAAGCAGGCGAGCCTGCCGAAGATCGCCGATGGATCGTTGAAGCTCGCTTTTGCGCATTCGGAGCGCGCGGCAAGGTTCGATCTTGCCAAGGTCGCGACATCGGCGACCAGGACGGCGCAAGGCTGGCGCCTCGCCGGCAGCAAGATCGCGGTGCTCGATGGCCACGCCGCCGATGAGATCATCGTCTCCGCGCTCATGCACGACCATCACGGCCCTTCGGGACGGATCGGCCTGTTCGTGGTCCCGGCAACAGCGCCGGGGCTTGCGATTTCCGACTATCCGCGCCTCGGCGGCGGACGCGCCTGCAACCTCACACTGTCCGATCTGCATCTGCCGGAAGACGCCCTGCTCGGTGACGGCGGCGACGCGCTGCCGGCGATCGAATGGGCGGTCGATCGCGCCATGGCCGCGCTGGGTGCGGAGGCCGTCGGCATCATGCAGACGCTGCTGGACACCACGCTCGACTACACCAAGATCCGAAAACAGTTCGGCCGGCCGCTGTCGGCCAACCAGGTCATCCGCCACCGCCTCGCCGACATGGCGATGCAGGTCGACGAAGCGCGCTCGATGGCGTTGCGGGCGGCATTGAAGGTGGATGCTGCGCCGACCGAGCGGGCCCGGGCGGCGTCCGGCGCGAAAGCGAAGATTGGCAAATGCGCGCGCTTCGTCGGCGAGCAGTCGATCCAGCTTCACGGCGGCATGGGCGTCACCGAGGAGCTCGAGGTCGGTGCCTATTTCAAGCGGCTCGTCGCCTTCGACACACTGTTCGGCGGCAGCGCGCATCATTATGCCCGTCACGCCGAACTCGGCCGCAAGGCCTGA
- a CDS encoding enoyl-CoA hydratase — MTSFETILVERPDPAVTRIVMNRPEARNAQNLQMTYDLNAAFDAAVQDDEVKVIILAGNGPHFSSGHDLRPGGKNTAGVDFPPIGNWGGFAEPNAHGRFAREQEIYLQITRRWRNLAKPTIAEVHGKCIAGGLMLAWACDLIVASDDAQFCDPVVTMGVCGVEWFVHPWELGPRKAKEFLFTADNWSAEVAQQLGMVNQVVPRAELTASTLALARRIAAKPSFALKMTKEAVNRSVDVMGQPAAIDQAFALHQLCHAHNLQEFGMIVDPSGLHPSVRKPPAAAE; from the coding sequence ATGACCTCGTTCGAAACCATCCTCGTGGAGAGGCCGGATCCGGCGGTCACCCGGATCGTGATGAACCGGCCGGAGGCGCGCAACGCGCAGAACCTGCAGATGACCTACGACCTCAACGCCGCCTTCGACGCGGCGGTGCAGGACGATGAGGTCAAGGTGATCATCCTCGCCGGCAACGGCCCGCACTTCTCGTCCGGCCACGATCTGCGGCCCGGCGGCAAAAATACCGCCGGGGTCGATTTTCCACCGATCGGGAATTGGGGCGGCTTTGCCGAACCCAATGCCCATGGCCGCTTCGCGCGCGAGCAGGAAATCTATCTCCAGATCACCCGGCGCTGGCGCAACCTGGCAAAGCCGACCATTGCCGAGGTCCACGGCAAGTGCATCGCCGGCGGACTGATGCTGGCCTGGGCCTGCGACCTCATCGTCGCCAGCGACGATGCGCAATTTTGCGATCCCGTCGTCACCATGGGCGTGTGCGGCGTCGAATGGTTCGTGCATCCCTGGGAGCTCGGCCCGCGCAAGGCCAAGGAATTCCTGTTCACCGCCGACAACTGGAGCGCCGAGGTGGCGCAGCAGCTGGGCATGGTCAACCAGGTCGTGCCGCGCGCGGAGCTGACGGCGAGCACGCTGGCGCTGGCGCGCAGGATCGCGGCAAAGCCGTCATTCGCGCTGAAGATGACCAAGGAAGCGGTGAACCGCTCGGTCGATGTGATGGGCCAGCCCGCCGCGATCGACCAGGCCTTTGCGCTGCATCAGCTCTGCCACGCGCACAATCTTCAGGAGTTCGGAATGATCGTCGATCCCTCCGGCCTGCATCCCTCGGTGCGCAAGCCGCCGGCGGCCGCGGAGTAG
- a CDS encoding LemA family protein produces MRKILTVLAALASLSLTNCGYNAIQSEDEQIKANWSEVVNQYQRRADLVPNLVNSVKGFAQQEKDVLLGVTNARAKVGSIQATPEVLNDPAAFQKFQAAQGELSSALSRLLVVTENYPQLKSDALFKDLMSQLEGTENRITVARNRYIKSVQDYNVTIRSFPSNLTAMVFGYKEKPNFSVANEKEISTAPKVDFNTAPAK; encoded by the coding sequence ATGCGCAAGATCCTGACCGTGCTGGCGGCGCTGGCCTCGCTGAGCCTCACCAATTGCGGCTACAACGCGATCCAGAGCGAGGACGAGCAGATCAAGGCCAATTGGTCCGAGGTCGTGAACCAGTATCAGCGCCGCGCTGATCTCGTGCCCAACCTCGTCAACTCGGTGAAGGGCTTTGCCCAGCAGGAGAAGGACGTGCTGCTCGGCGTCACCAATGCCCGCGCCAAGGTCGGCAGCATCCAGGCGACGCCGGAGGTGCTGAACGATCCCGCCGCCTTCCAGAAGTTCCAGGCCGCCCAAGGCGAGCTCTCCAGCGCGCTGTCGCGGCTGCTGGTGGTCACAGAGAATTACCCGCAGCTGAAGTCGGATGCGCTGTTCAAGGATTTGATGTCGCAGCTGGAGGGCACCGAGAACCGGATCACGGTGGCGCGCAACCGCTACATCAAGTCGGTGCAGGACTATAACGTCACCATCCGCTCGTTCCCGAGCAACCTCACCGCGATGGTGTTCGGCTACAAGGAGAAGCCGAACTTCTCGGTCGCAAACGAGAAGGAAATCTCGACCGCGCCGAAGGTGGATTTCAACACCGCGCCGGCGAAGTAA
- a CDS encoding TPM domain-containing protein codes for MTLNVWRVVFVAALVLALAFPAFADVAIPQLTGRVVDQTGTLSSSDIASLSQKLRDFETRKGSQIAVLIVPTTQPETIEQFSIRVAEAWKIGRKKIDDGAILVVAKNDRHLRIEVGYGLEGALTDVTSRRIIDEIITPKFRSGDFAGGIADGVERMIRVIDGEPLPVPSPTVNFGSLDDLAPLFIVTLFVSVGIGGAFRAALGRLLGSIATGGIIAALSWFILGSVGLALALGGLGFIIGFIADLFSAITPGTGRSRGGSWSSGSSSGGWSSGSSSSSDSGSFSGGGGSFGGGGASGSW; via the coding sequence ATGACGCTGAATGTGTGGCGCGTGGTTTTCGTTGCAGCACTCGTCCTCGCCCTCGCATTCCCCGCCTTCGCCGACGTCGCCATCCCCCAACTCACCGGCCGCGTGGTCGATCAGACCGGCACGCTCTCCAGCAGCGACATCGCCTCGCTGTCGCAGAAGCTGCGTGACTTCGAGACGCGCAAGGGCAGCCAGATCGCCGTCCTGATCGTGCCGACCACGCAGCCGGAGACGATCGAGCAATTCTCGATTCGGGTCGCGGAGGCCTGGAAGATCGGCCGCAAGAAGATCGACGACGGCGCGATCCTCGTCGTCGCCAAGAACGACCGGCATCTGCGCATCGAGGTCGGCTACGGCCTCGAAGGTGCGCTCACCGACGTCACCTCGCGGCGGATCATCGACGAAATCATCACGCCGAAATTCAGGAGCGGCGATTTCGCCGGCGGTATCGCTGACGGCGTCGAGCGCATGATACGGGTGATCGACGGCGAACCCCTGCCGGTTCCTTCGCCCACCGTGAACTTCGGCAGTCTCGATGACCTTGCACCGCTGTTCATCGTCACGCTGTTCGTATCGGTGGGCATCGGCGGCGCCTTCCGCGCCGCGCTCGGGCGGCTGCTCGGGTCAATCGCGACCGGCGGCATCATCGCGGCGCTGAGCTGGTTCATTCTCGGGTCTGTCGGACTTGCCCTCGCGCTGGGTGGTCTCGGCTTCATCATCGGATTTATCGCTGATCTATTTTCGGCGATCACGCCCGGCACCGGCCGCTCGCGCGGCGGCTCGTGGTCGAGCGGCTCGTCGTCGGGCGGCTGGAGCAGCGGATCGTCGAGCAGCAGTGACAGCGGCAGCTTCAGCGGCGGCGGCGGCAGTTTTGGCGGCGGCGGCGCCTCGGGGAGCTGGTAG